From a single Micromonospora pallida genomic region:
- a CDS encoding SDR family NAD(P)-dependent oxidoreductase gives MDSRAVLVTGASRGIGRAVARRFAAGGDRVAIHHRDSTDLAEQLRAELPGDGHVVVRADLADPDAVRAAVDEAAEQLGGLDVLVNNAGVFGPADPPHPVFEITYEQWRQRWREIVDTNLLGAANASWCAAQHMRDRGGRIVNVSSRGAFRGEPGNPAYGASKAGMNAMGQSLAVALAPYGIAVATVAPGFVETDLTNEHLKSPRGAAVRAQSPFDRVARPEEIAAAVHWLASPEAEWASGTIVDLNGASYLRS, from the coding sequence ATGGACTCTCGGGCGGTACTGGTAACGGGGGCCTCGCGCGGCATCGGTCGCGCGGTGGCGCGCAGGTTCGCGGCCGGCGGCGACCGGGTGGCGATCCACCACCGCGACTCGACGGACCTGGCCGAACAGCTCCGGGCAGAGCTGCCCGGCGACGGGCACGTCGTGGTCCGGGCCGACCTGGCCGACCCGGACGCGGTCCGGGCCGCGGTGGACGAGGCCGCCGAACAGCTCGGCGGGCTGGACGTACTGGTCAACAACGCCGGTGTGTTCGGCCCGGCGGATCCGCCGCACCCGGTCTTCGAGATTACGTACGAGCAGTGGCGGCAGCGCTGGCGGGAGATCGTCGACACCAACCTGCTCGGCGCGGCCAACGCGTCCTGGTGCGCCGCCCAGCACATGCGCGACCGGGGCGGCCGGATCGTCAACGTCTCGTCCCGGGGGGCGTTCCGCGGCGAGCCGGGCAACCCGGCGTACGGGGCGAGCAAGGCGGGAATGAACGCGATGGGCCAGTCCCTCGCGGTGGCGCTGGCCCCGTACGGCATCGCGGTGGCGACGGTGGCGCCCGGCTTCGTCGAGACCGACCTGACCAACGAACATCTCAAGTCGCCCCGGGGCGCGGCCGTACGGGCGCAGAGCCCGTTCGACCGGGTGGCCCGGCCGGAGGAGATCGCCGCCGCGGTGCACTGGCTGGCTTCCCCGGAGGCGGAGTGGGCCTCGGGCACCATCGTCGACCTGAACGGCGCGTCCTACCTGCGCTCCTGA